In Sandaracinaceae bacterium, the genomic window TCGACTTCAAGGTGACGCTCACGGACGGTGGCTTCCACGCGGTCGACTCGTCGCAGATGGCGTTCGAGGCTGCCGGTAAGGCCGCCTACCGCCAGACGCTGCCCAAGTGCGGGCCGCAGCTGCTGGAGCCCATCATGAAGGTGGACGTGTTCGTGCCCGACGCGAACGTGGGTGACGTCATCGGCGACCTCAACCGCCGCCGTGGCATGATGAAGAGCCAGGAGCCCGGCGCCAGCAGCGTGCGCATCAAGGCCGACGTGCCGCTCGGAGAGATGTTCGGCTACATCGGCGACCTGCGCTCGGCCACCTCGGGCCGTGGTCAGTTCTCCATGGAGTTCAGCCACTACGCGCCCGTGCCGAACAACATCGTCGAGAAGGTTCGCGAAGAGGTCAACGCGCGCCGCGAGGCCCGCAAGTAGCCTCGGCGCGCGTCCCTGCGCCAACTCGCACACGCCCCTGCGGTCCGCCGTGGGGGCGTGTTGCGTTTGGAGACACATCGACCTCGAAGGATTCTGCTGCGTGCGGTAGTGACCCGTGGGGTCGGGACGCCGAAGCGCGAGCGCCCCCACGCAGCCGTGAGCACCGCGCCGGGCCTGGCGACCTTGCGATTGCCGTGAGATTGCCTACGATCCCCTCAACATCCCAAGGGAGAGACCCATGCAAGAGTACTCGTACGCTCCATCACAGACCGCCACTGGCGACCGGTCGACGTTCATCGTCAAGACCTACCTGCACCTCCTCGGCGCCATCATGGCGTTCGTCGCGCTCGAGGTCTTCATCTTCGCGAGCGGCCTCGCCCTGCCCCTGGCCCAGGCCATGATGGGCGTGAGCTGGTTGCTGGTGCTCGGGGCCTTCATGGTGGTCAGCTGGCTGGGCAGTCGCATCGCCATCACGGCCGAGTCGAAGATCGCGCAGTACGCCGCGCTCGGCGCGTACGTGCTGGCCGAAGCCATCATCTTCGTGCCCCTGCTGCTCATCGCCAACATGCGGGCCGAGGGCGTCATCAGCTCGGCCGCCGGCGTCACGGCCATCGGCTTCGTCGGCCTGACGGCCGTGGCCTTCATCACGCGCAAGGACTTCAGCTTCCTGCGCGGCGTGTTGCTCTGGGGCGGCTTCGGCGTGCTGCTGCTCATCGTCGCGGGCGTCCTGTTCGGCTTCCAGCTGGGCACGTTCTTCAGCGTGGGCATGGTCGTCTTCGCCGGCGCTGCCATCCTGTACGACACGTCTAATGTCATCCACCACTACCCCGAGGACCGCTACGTGGGCGCGTCGCTCGCGCTGTTCTCTTCCGTAGCCCTCATGTTCTGGTACGTCCTGCGCATCTTCATATCGCGGGACTGAAGCATGCTGTACGACCCCGCACCCAGGCGGCCGATGTCGCCTGGTGAGCGGTGGACGGCCGGTGGCTTCCTGCTGCTGCTCTTCGGGCTGTTCATCGCGGACGTGCTCGTGCCCTTCGAGCCGCGCAAGCTGGCCTTCCCGCTGCTGCTGCTGTTCTGGGCCCCCGCGCTGGTCATCCACGAGTGTGGCCACGCGCTGGCAGCCAAGCTGGTGGGCTGGCGGGTGACGCAGATGGTGCTGGGGCTGGGGCCCGAGCTGTTCCGCTTCCGAGTCGGGGAGACGCGCGTGGTCGTACGCGCGCTGCTGGCCGAGGGCTACGTGGTGCCCACCCCGCGCAGCGGCGAGCTGGCCCGCGCCAAGAGCGCCTTCGTGTACGCGGCGGG contains:
- a CDS encoding Bax inhibitor-1 family protein, with amino-acid sequence MQEYSYAPSQTATGDRSTFIVKTYLHLLGAIMAFVALEVFIFASGLALPLAQAMMGVSWLLVLGAFMVVSWLGSRIAITAESKIAQYAALGAYVLAEAIIFVPLLLIANMRAEGVISSAAGVTAIGFVGLTAVAFITRKDFSFLRGVLLWGGFGVLLLIVAGVLFGFQLGTFFSVGMVVFAGAAILYDTSNVIHHYPEDRYVGASLALFSSVALMFWYVLRIFISRD